The region CGAATGGTCTGCTGCTCGCGTCCAAGGCGTTCGAGTTCCGCAAGCGAGTTATTGACCGACTGCTGTTCGAGATTTCGGGCTTGTTGAATAACGCTTTGCGGTATCTGCGAGAACCAGCGGTCAAGCGCCCGGTTTAGAAAAAGATAAGAGAACGACGCCATCGCAAGTATCGGCAGCAAGCTGACCGCAGCAAAATAAATAAACAGCCGCGTCTTGATCTGTGCGCCGAGTTCAAACGTGCGCCGCTCACGAACAAGCTTGATAATGCTTCGCAAAAATATGAAGCCAAAGATGACGAACGCAATAAAATTCAGCGACGACAACGCATACAGCAGTATCAGATCGCTGGACGAATCAATAGTGAATTCCTTCCACAGATTCGTCGATTGCAGGATGATGAGCGTCGCCAGAGACACGACCATCAGTGTGCCGACGACCCACGGCGTCTTGCGTCGCTTTACCTTTGGAATCTCTCTTTCCACGAGTGCAAGTTTAACACGCCAGTCATCAGTGCGGTAGAATCTGTGGTGCCGAAGCCCGTGCTGATCGAAGTCACATGAATACGATACTGTTCGACAATTCACACAAACTCCGCAGCGGCTGGCGGGCGGCGATCTTTTTGTTTGTATTCGCGTTTGCCGCAACTTTGTTCGGACTGATCGCCAGTTCTGCGTTAAATGCGAACGAGCACGACACGTCGCAACCCTCGAATATTTCTTTCACCGTCAACGCAATCGTAACGCTCCTTTCCGCACTTCTTGCCGGTTGGCTGTGCGGTAGATTGCTTGAGCAACTTCCCTTCAGTGCATTGGGTGCGGCGTTTACCAAAGGCTGGTTGAAGCATCTGCTGCTCGGTATATTGATCGGCGCCGTTACACTTGGTTTCGCTGTCCTGATTGCGTTTGGCGCAGGTGGTGAGCGGTTTACATTCAATCCTGCAAGCGGAGTTTTTTACTCGCTTGTAATTTCGTTTATTGTTTTCGCCGCAGGCGCTGCTTGGGAAGAGGCTCTCTTCCGCGGTTACGTTCTCCAAACCTTCGCACGGTCGGATCTCGCTTGGCTGGCTATTCTGTTGACGTCGATCATTTTTGGCCTCGGTCACTTTCGGAACCCAAACGCCACCGTCATCTCGACCGCGAACACCATCCTCGCCGGCATCTGGTTCAGCGTAGCTTACCTAAAAACGCGTGATCTGTGGTTAGTTTGGGGAATGCATCTGATGTGGAACTGGATGCAAGGCTCAGTTTTTGGCATCGAAGTGAGCGGCCTGACAGATCTCACGACCAACCCGTTGCTAAAAGAGATAGACACCGGCCCAACCTGGCTCACCGGCACAACCTACGGCCTCGAAGGCGGCATCGCGTGCACAGGTGCGATCCTGCTTTCGATGGCCGTTATCCATATTCTGCCAATTTCTACCACAGAGAACACAGAGATCACTGAGTTAAGAAGCCAATAGTTATTTCTCTGTGCCCTCTGTGTACTCTGTGGTGACTCTTCTTATGCGCTTTGAATTTTGAATGAAATATCCACAGCCCGGGCCGAGTGCGTAATGCGTCCGACGGAGATGAGATCGACTCC is a window of Chloracidobacterium sp. DNA encoding:
- a CDS encoding CPBP family intramembrane metalloprotease; amino-acid sequence: MNTILFDNSHKLRSGWRAAIFLFVFAFAATLFGLIASSALNANEHDTSQPSNISFTVNAIVTLLSALLAGWLCGRLLEQLPFSALGAAFTKGWLKHLLLGILIGAVTLGFAVLIAFGAGGERFTFNPASGVFYSLVISFIVFAAGAAWEEALFRGYVLQTFARSDLAWLAILLTSIIFGLGHFRNPNATVISTANTILAGIWFSVAYLKTRDLWLVWGMHLMWNWMQGSVFGIEVSGLTDLTTNPLLKEIDTGPTWLTGTTYGLEGGIACTGAILLSMAVIHILPISTTENTEITELRSQ